AGTCAGACTTTTAGATGGCTGGTTGTAGTAGCTTTTCCCTTCAGCAGTTGGAAAAGATGCCCAGATAGGCGCAAGTTTAAAGACAGCATCATCAAACCTGCCAGCCACGATATCCTGGTATGCACCGGCCTGTTTAATTAACTGAACAGCAGCTAAATCTTGGGATTGTGGGCTAAAATCTGATAGCTGTAATTTCGTAGCCAATTCATCCCACGTTGGTTTGAGGAATTGGTATTTACCGGCTGCCGTACTACACAAAGGTTTCCCTTTATAAAGTGAACAATTCTTAACATTAGGATGCTCTTTAAATGAGTTGAATAATTGGCCGGTGAACATCATGCGATAACCATCTGGGCCCTCCGTGCCCTCAGCAAAAGCAATTGTTTGCAAAAAAGCTTGAACATTCCCATTTTTAACTGCTTCTGATAGCGGATGATTGGATAGAGTTGTTTGTCTGGGTGCCGGTGTTGAAATAGGTTGACCGAT
This genomic window from Ancylothrix sp. D3o contains:
- a CDS encoding glycoside hydrolase family 104 protein produces the protein MEEKPAMINATGLSIIALSTLGLAIIGQPISTPAPRQTTLSNHPLSEAVKNGNVQAFLQTIAFAEGTEGPDGYRMMFTGQLFNSFKEHPNVKNCSLYKGKPLCSTAAGKYQFLKPTWDELATKLQLSDFSPQSQDLAAVQLIKQAGAYQDIVAGRFDDAVFKLAPIWASFPTAEGKSYYNQPSKSLTDLRRVYLGAGGKLKE